In Mycobacterium sp. SMC-2, the DNA window GCTCACCCGATGTTAATCGGCCCGACCTTGCCAACCCCAACCCGTTCCTTACCGTCGCCGAAGTAGCAGCCCACTACCGCACCACCGACCGCACTGTGCAGCGGTGGATCCGCGAGGGAAAGTTGCCTGCGGTCCGCGTCCCGGGCGGCCGTAGCTACCGAATCAATAAGGCCGACGTCGAAGCGTTCGCCGAGGCCGCGTCGTGAGCGGCTCCTACAACTTCCCCGGCCTCGCGTACCTCACGGAGGAGCGTGTGCGCGAGATCGTCCGCGAGGAGCTAGCCGCTCAGCAAGCCGAACTCGACCATGATCGCCTCCCAGGTGGAGTCATTGATTCCGGGACGTCCTTCGAGTCGCTCGATCCGGTTCTCCAAGGTCTGGACGCAGATGGAGAACGTCGCCGCGAACTTGCTCACAACTTGGTGGAGTTTCTCGATGGATATATCACCTTCGTCACCACGGACGGAGCGCAGGGACTCAAGCAGATACAAGACGCTGTGAGTCGCCGGCATCGTCTCCGGAACGTGGTTCAAGAGGGCCCGCATTCCCTGTCGGGCCTCGTCGGGGGTGGGAACAGTCAAGATGCTTCTCCTTCTCTCGGTCTGGACAACCAGAGCGTAGGAGAACGGCCGGGCCCGGCTGGGGAAGTCGGGCCCGGCCACGCCCAAGGCGGTGCGCGGTGACCGCCCCCGTCACGGTCGTCAAGACGTTCTCGGGGATCTGTGACCGCTGCTCGAAACCGTTCCGGACGCCGTCGTTTCCGAATGACTGCCTGTGCCGGGCCTGCCACCTGGGCGCGCTGTCGCCG includes these proteins:
- a CDS encoding helix-turn-helix domain-containing protein produces the protein MDIGSPDVNRPDLANPNPFLTVAEVAAHYRTTDRTVQRWIREGKLPAVRVPGGRSYRINKADVEAFAEAAS